A section of the Lujinxingia sediminis genome encodes:
- a CDS encoding TolC family protein encodes MQRRLAAYAACALFASAAAWPQAARAQSPSELRLSSVIEHARCTAPTFHSASLDTEAARGELRAGERVLSEGVELGVSAGPRFLPGDASSPQADLGVEVGLPLGRPGDRARRIEEGEANLELARAQAERADLEAIAGALLLYREAATRSATLSLSEQRLELTRRLYEVAAARAQSGESGTLEAELAGLRYEREAAEVARQRARLKRLNHRLANVLGREMPAEGRADSGDPTRAALPDVAELERIYEALLHAQPPSPRAAELQARAQTLRTQARTRKAERWPGLRLVVGAAREGSEALVAHLGLGFAFGSGAERRALSDGLNAAATRAESLAQAELARTQERAQAAAELLNSLLEHHRRWEEELLPRHLTLRERYLRAYESGALPLSEILTLERELTEAEDARAALLADLLSATTEALELLNFHHPDAPGAEEVICAR; translated from the coding sequence ATGCAACGACGACTCGCGGCTTATGCTGCGTGCGCCCTCTTTGCCTCTGCGGCTGCCTGGCCGCAGGCGGCCCGGGCGCAATCCCCCTCCGAGCTCCGACTGAGCTCGGTCATCGAACACGCACGCTGCACCGCACCGACCTTTCATAGCGCGTCGCTCGACACCGAGGCCGCCCGCGGAGAGCTGCGCGCCGGCGAACGGGTCTTGAGCGAAGGGGTGGAGCTTGGCGTGAGCGCCGGCCCGCGCTTTTTGCCCGGCGACGCATCAAGCCCCCAGGCCGATCTGGGCGTGGAGGTGGGCCTTCCCCTGGGGCGTCCGGGCGACCGGGCCCGACGCATCGAGGAGGGCGAAGCCAACCTGGAGCTGGCCCGCGCTCAGGCCGAACGCGCCGATCTGGAGGCCATCGCAGGCGCGCTGCTCCTCTACCGGGAGGCCGCCACCCGCAGCGCCACGCTCTCCCTGTCGGAACAACGTCTGGAGCTGACTCGCCGCTTATATGAGGTGGCCGCCGCCCGAGCCCAATCGGGAGAGTCCGGTACGTTGGAGGCCGAGCTGGCCGGCTTAAGGTATGAGCGCGAAGCGGCCGAGGTGGCCCGCCAGCGCGCCCGACTCAAGCGCCTGAACCACCGACTGGCCAACGTTCTGGGACGTGAGATGCCCGCTGAAGGTCGCGCCGATTCGGGCGATCCGACCCGCGCTGCGCTCCCCGATGTCGCGGAGCTGGAGCGTATCTATGAAGCGCTGCTGCACGCTCAGCCTCCCTCTCCCCGCGCCGCCGAGCTTCAGGCCCGGGCTCAGACCTTGCGCACGCAGGCTCGTACCCGAAAGGCCGAGCGCTGGCCCGGACTGCGCCTGGTCGTAGGCGCCGCACGCGAGGGCAGCGAGGCGCTGGTCGCCCACCTGGGACTGGGCTTTGCCTTTGGCTCTGGCGCCGAACGCCGCGCGCTCAGCGATGGGCTCAACGCCGCGGCCACACGCGCGGAGTCGTTGGCGCAGGCCGAACTCGCCCGCACGCAGGAACGCGCGCAGGCCGCAGCCGAGCTGCTCAACTCCCTGCTCGAACACCACCGCCGCTGGGAAGAGGAGCTTCTGCCCCGCCACCTCACCCTGCGCGAGCGCTACCTTCGCGCCTACGAGAGTGGCGCCCTCCCCTTAAGCGAGATCCTCACCCTGGAGCGCGAGCTCACCGAGGCCGAAGACGCCCGCGCCGCTCTCCTGGCCGACCTGCTCTCGGCCACCACCGAGGCCCTCGAACTTCTGAACTTTCATCATCCCGACGCCCCCGGCGCCGAGGAGGTTATATGCGCACGCTGA
- a CDS encoding efflux RND transporter periplasmic adaptor subunit, giving the protein MRTLILFFMLATLVVVSGCEPSKSSTSSESAENAHDSHDHGEAASHPITANANDWCGGHDIPESMCTKCNPELIETFKAAGDWCEAHGFPESACPQCNPVTPPSRSTSTNAGHDHDHDHDHGSDAQSGTHLATALPGDWCSGHNIPESKCTKCNPELAEGFQAEGDWCAEHGFPESACPYCNPVAPPTAGVVLHTADHEDLAGLITAPARAEGRGEGLSAPARFTFNADRVAEVRTLQPGIVREILVQPGERVEAGQALIKVESAQASDQQAELLAARQALRTAESHLERQQSLREQGINGQRDVELAMSEAERARARVRTAQAALRLSGSVDARGQLTLRSPIDGEVIARNVIAGSYASAEMALMTIADRSAMWAEVYVPASQSRALALGQRVRLSPEQAPEVEVTGQIAQIDSQVDPTTGNLRVRLELNPADLPLRDGQLASATIETGQPTRAMRIPREAVQRFNDHRIVFVRERQGVYQTRRVEIVASERDTLWVSGELSPDEPVITTGAFVLLTELRADDIGVGCTH; this is encoded by the coding sequence ATGCGCACGCTGATTCTTTTCTTCATGCTCGCCACGCTCGTTGTCGTAAGCGGCTGCGAGCCTTCCAAATCTTCGACATCTTCCGAATCCGCCGAAAACGCGCACGATTCGCACGATCATGGCGAGGCCGCGTCGCACCCCATCACCGCCAACGCCAACGACTGGTGCGGCGGACACGACATCCCCGAGTCCATGTGCACCAAATGCAACCCGGAGCTCATCGAAACATTCAAAGCCGCGGGTGACTGGTGTGAGGCCCATGGATTCCCCGAGTCCGCATGCCCGCAGTGCAACCCCGTCACGCCCCCTTCACGCAGCACCAGCACCAACGCTGGCCACGACCACGATCACGACCATGACCACGGGAGCGACGCGCAGAGCGGTACCCATCTGGCCACCGCCCTTCCCGGCGACTGGTGTTCGGGCCACAACATCCCCGAGTCCAAATGCACCAAATGCAACCCGGAACTCGCCGAGGGCTTTCAGGCCGAGGGCGACTGGTGCGCCGAGCACGGCTTTCCCGAGTCGGCCTGCCCCTACTGCAACCCGGTCGCCCCTCCCACCGCCGGCGTGGTCTTGCACACCGCCGACCACGAAGACCTGGCCGGCCTTATCACCGCCCCGGCTCGCGCCGAAGGGCGCGGCGAGGGCCTGAGCGCCCCGGCGCGCTTCACGTTTAACGCCGACCGTGTGGCCGAAGTGCGTACGCTGCAGCCGGGCATCGTCCGCGAGATTCTCGTGCAGCCCGGTGAGCGTGTGGAGGCCGGCCAGGCGCTCATCAAGGTAGAAAGCGCCCAGGCCAGCGACCAGCAGGCCGAGCTTCTGGCCGCCCGCCAGGCCCTGCGCACCGCCGAGTCGCATCTGGAGCGCCAGCAGTCCCTGCGTGAGCAGGGCATCAACGGCCAACGCGACGTGGAGCTTGCCATGAGCGAGGCCGAGCGCGCCCGCGCGCGGGTGCGCACCGCCCAGGCCGCTCTGCGCCTGAGCGGCTCGGTGGACGCCCGCGGCCAACTCACCCTGCGCTCTCCCATCGACGGTGAGGTCATCGCGCGCAACGTCATCGCCGGCAGCTACGCCTCGGCCGAGATGGCGCTGATGACGATCGCCGACCGCAGCGCCATGTGGGCCGAGGTCTATGTGCCCGCCTCGCAGAGCCGAGCGCTGGCGCTCGGCCAGCGCGTGCGGCTAAGCCCCGAGCAGGCACCCGAGGTGGAGGTCACAGGCCAGATCGCCCAGATCGACAGCCAGGTGGACCCGACCACCGGCAACCTGCGCGTACGCCTGGAGCTCAACCCCGCGGATCTTCCCCTGCGCGACGGCCAACTCGCCAGCGCCACCATCGAGACCGGTCAGCCCACCCGCGCCATGCGCATCCCGCGCGAGGCGGTGCAACGCTTCAACGACCATCGCATCGTCTTTGTCCGCGAGCGTCAGGGCGTCTACCAGACTCGCCGGGTCGAGATCGTGGCCTCGGAGCGCGACACCCTCTGGGTCAGCGGCGAACTGAGCCCCGATGAGCCGGTGATCACCACCGGCGCCTTCGTGCTTCTCACCGAGCTTCGCGCCGACGATATCGGCGTGGGCTGCACCCACTAA